The genomic DNA GGCGGCGGCCGTGACCGGCAGCAGGGCCAGGAAAACGAGAACGGAGATGACGCGGCGCATGGGGGGCGGACTCCTCCAGGATACGAGCGATAGCGCACCCGCCCGGAGCGGACAAGCGCGCCGCTCCTGACTCCTGAGCGCTCCGGGAAAATCCCGGCGCCCTCGGCTCAGGGCGTCTTTTCCTCGGGCGCGCCCTCCACCAGACCCTCGCGCTGCGCCAGGGCCCAATCACCACCCAATCCCTCGCCCTCCCGGAAGCGTTTGAAGTCCCGCCGCACCAGGCGCGGGTAGCGGCGGAACGTGTCCAGCTCGCCCGCCTTCTTCGCCTGCCAGATGCGCGTGGGGCCGGCGTTGTAGGCCATGAGCGCCAGATCCAGGTCCCCGAAGCGCTCATTGAGCGCACGCAGATACCGGATGCCCAGACGCACCCCCAACGCGGGATCCGCGGCCACTTCCTCGCGGGACAGGCGCAGGCCTTCCTTCTCCGCGAGGAAGTGAAGCGTGCTGGGCTTGATCTGCATCAGACCCCGCGCGCCCTTCTCGGAGATGGCCTCTTCCGCGAAGTCCGACTCCACGTCGATGAGCGCGAGGATGAGCAGGGGATCATATCCCGCCCGTCCCGCCTCCTCGGCGATGGCCTGGACGATCTGCCGCCGCAGCGTGAGACCCAATTCCGGAGCCCGCTTGGCCAGCACCGCGTCGATGAGCGTCGCGTCGGGAGACGCCTCCTCGAAACGGGATGGCTCGGCGAGCCGCGGAAGCTCCGGCGGCGCGAAGAGCGGCACGGCCCGGGCGGACAACACCAGGGCCACGCCCGCGACCAAAGGCAACTTTCCGCATCCCGCACCCAGAGCGTGCAGGAGCCGGAACAACCCCTCCCCCCTTCGCCTGGGGACAGAGGGGATGGGGCTCACTTCCGCTGCCCCATCGCGTCGATCCGCTCGGCCAGCCGGAGCAGCCGGGTCTCGATGTCCTGCATCTCATCGCGGCGCGGAATCTTGAAGTGGATCAGCGCGCGCCGGACCCCCTC from Melittangium boletus DSM 14713 includes the following:
- a CDS encoding lytic transglycosylase domain-containing protein; translation: MSPIPSVPRRRGEGLFRLLHALGAGCGKLPLVAGVALVLSARAVPLFAPPELPRLAEPSRFEEASPDATLIDAVLAKRAPELGLTLRRQIVQAIAEEAGRAGYDPLLILALIDVESDFAEEAISEKGARGLMQIKPSTLHFLAEKEGLRLSREEVAADPALGVRLGIRYLRALNERFGDLDLALMAYNAGPTRIWQAKKAGELDTFRRYPRLVRRDFKRFREGEGLGGDWALAQREGLVEGAPEEKTP